Part of the Paenibacillus terrae HPL-003 genome is shown below.
GGCAAAATCGCCAGCCGAATTAGCCTGATCGAGGACTGTGCCCTGATCTTCCTGGTACAGATCGGCGCTTCGGCCGCTGCACAGGTTACCAAACGGACCATTATGCCTGTAAAGGTAGCCTACGGCAGCTCCATTGAGGAGCAGGTCCGGCGTCTCCAGAATATGCTGGCTCGCAATCCGCCCATGTGGCTTGCCAAGATCCTGCATGCTGAGGAAGGCAGCGGCAAAGTCGAATCATGAGCCTTCTGTAAGGAAGAGCAACGGTATATGGAGTCAAGATCATGCGGAACGGATATCTTAAAGACGGGAGCCGCACATGGAGGGGATGGACGAATGGTGCAGCTGCTGGAAGACAGCAGATACGGACGTCAGTTGAAGCTGCTGGGAATGGAAGGTCAGAACAAACTAAAGCAGGCCACTGTCATGGTCGCAGGCATCGGAGGATTGGGAGGGACAGCGGCCATGTACCTGGCCGCTGCCGGAGTGGGAAAGCTGATATTGGCCCATGAGGGCGTAATTCATCTGCCCGATATGAACCGGCAGGTACTGATGGACAGCGGACGAATCGGCGAGGAACGGATGGAGACGGCATTGCTGCATTTGCATCGTATCAATCCGGAGATCGAGCTTGAGGGCCACGCCCACAGAATCACGGAAGAATCCTCCGGACCATGGGTGGAAGCGGCAGATATTGTGATTGATGCACGGTATGACTTTCCGGAAAGATATTCTCTGAACAGGCTATGTGTTCGATATGACAGACCGATGATAGAAGCCGCCATGTATGGCTATGAAGTATCGCTGATGACCATTGTCCCCGGCAAGACGGCATGCCTGGAATGCCTCTACCCGGAAGGAGGGCAGCCTTGGGAGCCTCTGGGATTCCCGGTCCTGGGAGCCACCTCCGGCTTGATTGGCTGCATGGCCGCACTGGAAGCGGTCAAATGGATTACAGATGCGGGCAATCTGTTCTCTGACCGCATGTACCGTATGAATGTGCTGGATATGAGCAGCTGTAACATAGCGGTCAGGCGTAACCCGCGTTGTCCGTGCTGCGGAACAGGAGGGGATACAGATGAATCAGTTGCACATTTGTGATACGACGCTTCGTGACGGAGAACAGGC
Proteins encoded:
- a CDS encoding NifB/NifX family molybdenum-iron cluster-binding protein, with amino-acid sequence MKVAFATEDGVLVNAHFGQSPMFTVFEIRLSGVQFLEHRQLAPGSDENEAGKIASRISLIEDCALIFLVQIGASAAAQVTKRTIMPVKVAYGSSIEEQVRRLQNMLARNPPMWLAKILHAEEGSGKVES
- a CDS encoding HesA/MoeB/ThiF family protein, producing MESRSCGTDILKTGAAHGGDGRMVQLLEDSRYGRQLKLLGMEGQNKLKQATVMVAGIGGLGGTAAMYLAAAGVGKLILAHEGVIHLPDMNRQVLMDSGRIGEERMETALLHLHRINPEIELEGHAHRITEESSGPWVEAADIVIDARYDFPERYSLNRLCVRYDRPMIEAAMYGYEVSLMTIVPGKTACLECLYPEGGQPWEPLGFPVLGATSGLIGCMAALEAVKWITDAGNLFSDRMYRMNVLDMSSCNIAVRRNPRCPCCGTGGDTDESVAHL